The genomic stretch AAAAGACTGTCATAGGTAGCATCATCAAGCATAAGAAATATCCCTCaggtcctctttttttttttttttttttttaaaacccctCCACcctatggtactggggtttgaactcacggcttcattCACTTGCTGGACAAGCACTcttttgcttgagccatacctccagcctaaGGTTTGCTTAATTCAGCCCCAATTTCCCTTCCCCTCCAATCACCTGGAGCATGTATTCTTCCATCAAGAGTTGCTGGGGAACCTTTCAGTTTTCACAAGAACAACCATGCTCTTTACCTTTACATGAAGCCATAACTACTTgcaaaaatcaaattgaaatggaCATGGAAATTCTGTAATTGTTTGTAGATTCTCCCCAAAACTTATTTGTAGACAGACAGTACAGTGTAAAGGAGTTTCAGAACATGTCTCTCCTTATAGGTGAGCAAAGAGGCAGAGACAATAATTGGTCCAACTTTATTGAGACCCATTATAGAAGACACAATTCAAATAAGAATGACTGTCTTTGATTTCAAGGCTTATAGAAATCTGTTGTTTTACtacaaaagaatataaaagacaTTAGTTTAAGCTACAgtgtaaaaacaaattttaaaccaAATATTGTATCCTCATTAAATGTTTACAAATTTCTTCCTAAGCATTATAACTGTTAACAGctctttaaaaattcagttaacCAGTTTGAAATTTGAGAAAACTCACTTACTGTAACATGAAAGATATTCACACTGAGGTACTTCAGTCCAAACCTTTACAAACTAGTGGAAGTTAGAAGATACTTGTTGCTAGATGAAAAAGattgacatttttttcatattaggGAAAATTAGACTCATATAATACTAGAAATCACTTCTTAACATATGCAAAATAAATTCTCTAGACTTCCTTCTCTGTAAAAACCATCAGCTCGCTATTAAGGCTTGAACCTCAGCACAGtttggaggaaaaagagaaaactggctgaaagaaacatttcctgtagGAAGAACCTCTGATAATTTGTGTTAAGCATTCTCTTAATGCTCAAGCTATTTTTGAAAACACAAATGGTAGttcacttgtctagcatgcttgtgaggccctgggttcaatcccaatattgcaaaaaagtaaaataaaaacctatTTTATTCCTAAGATCATACTGAAAATGGAAAGGATCAATCTGATGGACCTAACAGCAATCTTCATGTCAAAAAGCAATGTTTGAACTCTTAATCTCTTGATCTGTTTCATTCCATTTCCCACTGACATTATCCCTTCCCCCTTAGTGTATCTGAGCTTCTCTGAGCTCTGAATTTAAacccttgcctttttttttttaaacttttgaaaaaatgtGTTAGTAAATACTCTTCAAGTCCTGCATCTGGTTTCCTGGTGTATAAAGCATAGAAGTAGGTAGCATCCACAAGACCGTCTCAGCTTGCTTTATTTAGGAAGGTCCTTGACTTCTACGTTTGCCTTTAGAGattagaattcagcacagaaaaTATCCAGTTGTCAAACACCTGATCCCAATTATGAGTGATATCAATTACAAGCAAAACTGTAAAACATAGCAAAATTCTTTTTagtaaaattttttggtggtactggggattgaactcagggcctcatgcttgctaggcaagtactgttatcacttgagccactccctagcCCCCATTTAGTAAACTTATCTCATgctcttaaatttaaaatttattttaaatttttttaaattaaaaaaatcattccatGAAGATCATGAACCTATTTAAACTAAAGCACAGTAAAacaaatttttgcatttttctaaccTAGTCTACCTAAAACGTGTGGTACTCTTGGCTGACAGCTTAATTAACATCATATATCAAATATGTTGCTAAGGAACACAATTTTTGACCTGGTAACAGAAAATCATTCTGATAACCTGATATATAGCCAAGATTCTAAGACTagaattaaatgcattttttggaTTCTCTTTTTTACTGTTTTGGAGGAAAACTATGAAGGGGCTTCTAGCTCAGTAGAGACATTGATCAGACCTTGGGTAATGTTCAACAAACTCAACAGGCTGAAGGAGTGAGTTGTGCCCTGATGGGCTTTCACCATTCACTGGTTTTGTGCCAATTTTCCATAGCCGCCTCTCCCAGCATCATAGTCTTGACGATACTCATCTCGGACCTTTATTGAGAAGAACACAATGCTGTAATATTCTGGTGTAACAAATACACCTCCCACAATCATGTCAGACAAATACCTAAACCTTTTCAGATGTCATCATGTGAACATTCAACTAGCATATGTTTTAGTTCAGTTAACGACTGCTTATAAAGATGTATAGTACATACTAttttaaggtttaaaaaaattattaccaGGCATGGTCGTGCATGATTAATTCCaacactcagaagacagagaaaggaggatcttgagttcaagatcaACCAGGgctacaggccagcctgggatacaatGGAGAGAttgtgtctcaaaaaataaaaattaaaaaggtagtTTCTGACAAGGCTAGAGGCACAAGTTGACAAAACACTTGCATTATAACTGGAATCCCAGGCAAAGGCTCAGCAGAGACCTTTCCAGCATACCTGGCCCCCAGATCGCCCACGTCCATACTGCCTGCCCTCCTTAAAGCCTGCATCCCAGTCTGTGCGAATGATCCGGTCATCGAGACGAGTTCCATTTATGTACCGCatggcattttctgcatctgctCTTGAATAGTATCTTAAGTATAAGCGTTAAGGAAGACTACTAGTATTTCTCCAAATGTTTTTGGAAACACAGGAACCAACATCTAAGTGCAGCTGAGTTagttaagaaaaattataaaagttagTCCAACCAAACTGATTTCAAAGACAAATCAGCTTACATAGACCAGTTGGAGTCTGGTCCAGAAGCACTTAGGAGAGGCATATGATACTTATCCATGGCTACATTGCTCATGATTTCCTGGATATTCCatgaaattaataattatttgatCCCATTGTCCCCATACTTTGATTCACAAAAATAATGTTCAGTGCAGGTTTAGACTACAAACCATACAGTACctccataaaaacaaaacaaaacaaaacttaaaagagcAAGTGTGGCTGGATgttgtggtgcatacctgtaatcccagtgcacAGGAGGAGCGTTTGAGGTCAACATGGGCTATAGAgactattcaaaaaaaaaaaaaaaacaggagtggTTATACAGGTTATAACTCAGTAGTAAAGTACACGTCTGGCATGCTGGAGGacaggcagggactctaccacttgagccacccccctaGCCCTTGACaactgttttttggggggtttgaattcaaggctttacACTTGTTtggaaggcactctactgctcaagCCTCACCTCTGCCCTTCTTGCTCATTCTTTGGAGGTAGGTTCTTTCTGGCCTGGGTAGCTGCGCAGGCCAGCtttgaccttgatcctcctatttatgcttcacacAGTAGCTGAGATGATATACCACCACCCAGcttcttctgttgagatggggtcttacaaacttttttgtccaggctggcctggagtgctgatcctctcaatctctgcctcctgcgtagctgggataacagatgcatgccacccgtcaagctattggttgacatggggtctcttctgactttttgcctgggctggccttgaactgcaatccttctgatctcagttttccaagtagctaggattataggtgcaagtCATCGCATCTGGCTGACAATTGCTTTTCTTAAAAGAATCAACCATGAGCAGCTGGGCAcggggtggctcacacctgtaattctagctatttaggaggcagagatcaggaggatcatggttaaatagttcttgagaccctatcttgaaaaaaacccactaCAAAACAGGGCCAGCAGAGttgctcaagcggtaagagtacctgccagcaggtgtgaggccctgagttcaaaccccattacactcccctccccccaaaaaaaattccaACCATGAGCAAAACTTGAATTTCAGAACAGAATGTAAATAGTACCAGATTTCACAACATAAGAGTATAGACACATAGGAAGAAGAGGTAGAGACAAGTGTAGGGAAGCTAATAAACTAATATCCTCATCATAAAAAAAGGCAACCAATAGTCATAGTTCAACAAGAAAGGATACTCCACAAAACAGAATCCACATGctgtttttttcactttatcCAGACCCATAATGATCTTTTTTATATCACCACTTTTGCTGAAGAGTTCATAAATTTGTTCTTCAGTTGTGTAAAAGGAAAGATTTCCAACATACAATGTACAGCTTTTCTTCAgtaatttttcttgttcttcattgtCACCCTAGAATTTCAAGTAGAGACAagcataactttaaaaaaagagccttgcttaaaataatataaagtaagTTAAAAATTCATCAGttcttcaaactccagtactgctaaaaaaatcaTCAGTTCTTATTTGGAAATCAATTCTTTCACCATCCCAATCCACAAATTCCTTGCCTAAAAAGGGAGTGCTTACATTCAGTGAGGTACTAACAACACAGTCCAGGCTGCTTTCAGTGAAGGAAGAGGCAAGGTATGCACCCTTCTTTTTCCTACACCAGACTGCCACCCACacaactaacttttttttttttgttgcataCTCCATGTCCTCATGATCCTTCTCTAATGGCCCAAGTTTAAATTCTAGACCTTGACCCAATATAAAGGATCCTTTTATCCTCTGTAGTGAAAAAGTAAGCAGATCTTCAGAGATACCATTCCCCTTGTAATACTCCAATAGAGACTGTTCAAAGCAACAACTGCTGAGATGATTTGCATGTTCACATTATTGTTCTCTGAGTGCAGGAGAAAATTTATTGATTACTAAGAGCAAAAAAGGTCTCACagattggggacatggctcaagtggtaggtgcaaggccctgaattcaatcccccaataccacacacaatcttttttttttttggtagtactgggggtttgaacttagggtctagcACTTAGcggccacaccctcagccctgttTCATAGGGTGtctcctggccagcctggactgaaatccatttttttttctttttttgtggtactggagtttgaactcagggcctacaccttgaagccattccttttttgtgatggtttttttcgtgatagggtctcatgaactgtttgcccaggttggtttcaaaccaagatcctcctgatctttgcctcctgagcagctaggattacaggtgtgagacactggcacaCAGCTCTGAAATCCTTTTATTTATACTTCACACGCACCTGAGataacaggcacataccaccatgcctggcttttattAACGGAGATAagtgtttcttaaactttttgctggccttgaatcaatactcctgatctctccctctctgccacctgaatagctaggataataggcatgagccactgtgcttagcaagtctctttttttttttttggtggtattggggcttgaactcagggcctataacttgagccactcctccaatccttttttgtgaagggatttttcgagatagggtctcatgaactgtttgcccaggccttccttcaaactgcaatcctcctgatccatgcctcctgagtagctagattataggtttgagccaccggcacctggctaagTCTCACTTTCTTAATGCACTTCTAATTTAAAAGATAGGATGAAGCCAGAGACAGGAGTGCAACTGGTTTTCAGCTAACACACCTGACAATCCCTGAGAACAAGATGGTTCCATCATGTGTTAGacacagtatttttaaatttcaattttaaattttatttatttatatttttgtagtgTAGAGCCCTCATGCAtgcaggcaagtgttctaccactgagctacatctccagcatggtattttcttttttgtggtcctgggaagtaaactcagggcctcaagtatgCTTAGTGATTGCTCTATAATTGTGCTATACACATAGTATTTAGATTCCTTTGAAGAAGCGAGTGTGGATGTCCCTAGACTTATTCTCATATTGGGAAGGACAAATGTGATTAAACAGGTCTACCAGCTATCTATTCTCAGGCCCTTCTGTTGAGTGCTCTACAACTAACGATAGGGTGGTATTCCAACCTGGAGACTAGCTGAGAAGATCTATGCTAGCCTCTACAAGGTACTTTCCCAAGAGCCCTCCTTTCTTTACTTGGTTCTCCAAATGTGATGCTGATACAGTTTCCTTCACTTTGGGAATATGACATTATTCATCTCTGAATGCTTTGTAGCACAGTGTTTATAGATCTCATGTGATCACATTTAGTGGCAGACTTGAGAACTATATGGAAACATCAAAAGGAAACTGGCCggctggggatgtaggtcagtggttgagtgtttatctagcaagcactaggctttgtggatttgatcctcagtaccgcaagaaaaaaaaaaaaaaaggcacgaACTGGCTAAATCATGGTATATCTAAAACTATTCAGCCCCTAGGAAAATGTACATCTAAATACAGTGATATGAAACATCTCCCAGGATGGAGTATaaagtgaaaaaagcaaagtACAGTATGAAGGATGTGCTCCTAgttgtagtttttaaaagcaagaaatacAGATATCATACACAAGAAACTGGTAATTATGTTTGCCCCTGGGGAGAATCAAGAGACTACAGGTCAGAGGCTCAGATATATTGTCTGTTTAATTATCAGAACTACATGAGGTAGGTAGGTCCTaatttattttccccattttccaCATGAGGAAAGACAAGTCACCTAAAGTCACAAAGCAGTCAATAGTTGTAGCTGGAATTAATACCCAGTCTTATCTCCAATGTCTTAAGAAGTCCATAggacagctgggcatggtggtatactataatcccagctactcaggaggctgaggcaggaggatcaagagtttgaggccagcctgagaaacacAGTTGAGtccttgtctccaaaaacaaggattggaggagtggttcaagtggtagagtgcctgcctagcaagtgtgaggtcctgagttcaagccccagttctgccaaaaaaataaaaaagttaaataaaacaaaaagtccaCAGAATAGTCATTCTGTGTTAAAAAACTAATTACTAGAACTTTAGAATGAGACAGAAAGCAAAATCACTTTGATATGTTGCCAAGGCTGGtgttgaacttgtgatcctcttgcttcagcctcccaagtaactgggactatGGAAgctcaccaccatgcctggatagcAGATTCATTTTGTATTACTAATTCGTAATGGGCAAGGGGGATAttgttttcctacttttctcaTACATTAAGTATTGTCTAAACAGCCTATGACTTAGGAAAACTGTGAAGTAAGTACTTAAGGTACAATATTAATGTGGATTGTACTCAGGGTACACTAGAAATTCTACATGACAGTACTGGCACTGTCTAAAGAAAGCTACTGGCTTTAGATGTAGAGATGAATCCTTTCAGTTTTTATCTTGTAGGATGCTTTAAATTCAAGACAGTTATGATGTGGTCTCAAGTAATGAGAACTGTAAAGCAACAGAAGTGAAAAccatgcctgacacatagtaaaaCTGGGCTGAGTGACTTAACACATTTTACAAATTCTCCATACCTACCCTCTCCTAAATGCACTTTGCCAGTCATAAGtggatttctgtctttttctgaATCCTCCAAACAGTCTCTCCCGTTCCACTTATCCTTTCTGCTTTAGATCTTGATTACTACCTTTATTTACAATCCCTAATACAGGACTGAATTCTTAGGATGCAGGGCAGAAGGCTTCTCACCCGCACTCACACCTTTACTAAATTGGATTGAGTGCTGCTCTACTCTGTCCCAACCCCTACCTTTACTGATACAGAAAAGCTCAGCTTGAGAATCTGCAGCATTCCCCCTTTCcacagaatcttttttttccccccctcggtactggggtttaaggctcagggcctcacactaggcaggtgctctaccacttgagccactccaccagctctttttgtgttgggtttttttccataGGGTCTGGGGAACTATTTGacgggactggctttgaaccgtgatccttctgatttcttcctcctgagtagctaggatcacatgcGTGAGCCACGGGGGCCATCTCCACAAAATATTCTGTGACACAGCCTAAACTAAAATTTTACTCTTTGGTCTGGGGATGTGCTCTGGTGgagcgcttgtctagcatgaAGATTTTACACCCAGCCTCTTCTGACATCCAGCAATTTTCTGATCTTGACATTCAGACACCCTTAACATGCCTAGCATGGGTGGTCCACTACGATGCCAGCAGAAAACTCAAATGAGTCTTCTAACCCACTGCGTAGGCTTTCAGGATCCTCCTACAAGATAAAGGAACTCCCGAGCACTTCAGGGCATTgtttgattaaaaaaagagaaaagcccgGTGTCTAGATCAGCCTTCATACACTGTGGATGCGAAAAAGACACTCCTTTCCCTCATTACAGTCACTTTCCTAAGTCACAGCCCATGAAAACTGGAGTCACCACTACCACTACCGCTAGATACAGGCAGCGGCAGCAAAAGAATGGAAAGGCGAGTCCCAAACTTCCTACGAAAGTGGCTTGAGTAATATCCAAACACCCTTCCGGGATCCGTCCCCTGCCTCCCCAGCAGGCACCGGGACCCCACTTTGTGATTCCGGCACCAACAGAACGGCAGACGACACAACGAGACATGTGCAAACCGTTTCTCAGCATTCTGGCCCGGGCCTGCCCCCTCTCGCAGCCCGGCCTTCCTCACCCGGAAGTGCTGGTCGCGGTACTGGCTCAGCTCCACGTAGGAGTCACTGCGGAGCGCCTTCAGGAGGCCACCAGACATAGCGCAGAGAAGTGGACAAGGACGCGCAACACCGGAACAAGCAGGCGGCGGCGGCGAGAGCGGATACGTGTGGCGGCGGCTGTAGAAAGTGGGAGTAGTCGGGCCAATCCGGGCGCGGCAGTGTCGTCATCTCGCAGCGCGGGAGCAGATAGGTCCGTCGTCGGGCGCGGCCGACAGAAGGCGAGAGCAGCGTGCCTCGGGTTCCGGGCGCTCGGGGGAGGATGGTTCTGCGGAGGCTGCTGGCCGCCCTGCTGCACAGCCCGCAGCTCGTGGAGCGTCTGTCCGAGTCGCGGCCTATCCGGCGTGCCGCGCAACTCACCGCTTTCGCACTGCTACAAGCACAGCTGCGTGGCCAGGACGCGGCCCGCCGCTTGCGAGCCCTCGCGGCCGGGCCCCCGGGCTCCTTGGGCCACCGTGTCGCGCGATTCAGAGACGCCTTCACGCAAGAACTACGCCGCGGCCTACGAGACCGCCCGCGGCCGCCACCAGGTACCCAGAAGGGCCCGGGCGCAAACTCTTAAGCTGGGgctgggccgggccgggccgAGATCTCCTAATGCCCTTCAGTGCTCTACCCCGACCTTGCCATTAAGGAGTCATCCCGGGCGCTGCGCACGGCTTCAAACCATGACCAAAATAGTCGGCCTTCAGACGTCCCGCTCCCAAGAGCTCAGGCCAAACCGGCATCGGTGCTGAAAGCGTGTGGAGAAAGACCTCAGAGGCTGACAGATGAAGATAGGCTGGATCTGGACACGGCCCCGACAGCTAGGGATACAGCCAGCACAGCCTGCCCTCTGCAAATGGGACTGAAAGTCTGGAAAGCTGCTGCTGCGTCTGCACTGTGCAGCAGGGCGCCCTCCAGGGAAGGTGGTGGGTGGAAGACGGCCCTGTAGTTGCCAGTCCTGTGATTAAATGTGTAAGCTGATGAATAGACATGAGCGTGGTACTTCTCAGACTAGATAGGTTGGGAATCCTGGGGGCTGCCGGCCCGTGTTAATAACAGTTAACACTGAGTGCCCATTCTGTGTTGGCATTCGCCACTTGCATCCTGTGTGGCCTGCCTCGCTTCTTACAACCGCAGTCATGTGAGGAGGTGGAGACCACTTCTAAGTTGCCCAAAGACTTGAGGAGCCTGGGGTGTGAACGTAGAGTTGACTCCAGGGCCTGAGCCCTTAATCACAGCCTCTGCACCATTTACCCTGCTCCTCAGGGACTGCCTTTTCCATCACCACTAGGCAGTAAGATTACTGCCTACCACGGAACAAGATTACTGGATTCCTATACAAATTAATGGTTTTAGTTGGACCCATGATTAGGAAATCTGTTGTATGAAGAAATGCCCTGTCACTTTGAGGCTCCTAGCTCAATTTCTGGTCCTCTATACTTAGGCTACACAGTCCATGATGAACGCTAGACAGCTTGAAGCCTTAGGAAAAACTTTTAGGCTGGTTACCAGATATTGAACCTCATGTGTTCTCAGTTCCCGCTGAGCCAGGCTGAGAGGGCCTGCAAAACCGTGTGCTGAGAAGAGAGCATATCTGGGCTTCCAAATCAGagaatgactgtgtgtgtgtttgtgtgtgtgtacatgtgcatacataCTGGTGATTGACccttcagggccttgagcatgttaaacaagcactctattactgagctacatcccccagGCTCTGGGGAAATAATTCTTGAGGGCATGGTGCAGAAATGGCTGGAGAGGTTCCCATCACTATTCAGGGAGAGAAGTAGAAAAACGTAGGAGAAAATTTCCAGAATGACTTGTCTTGGTAATAACCAAATACTGAGACAGCAGGAACCAAAATACCATTAACTATAATTCACCTCCCACTTCCATGGTTAAAGAGCTTTGTGAGAGACGTGCCTCTTGAGCCAGGGAACATGGTACCAGGCAGTAGATGGGGCTTTCTCAAGATCATAGTGAGTGACAGGCCAGGGACTAGAACTTGAATCCCCTGAATCTGAGCCACCTGTTCTCTCTATTTCACCACACTGTCTCCCAAGTGTCCAGAAGGCCCACTAGTCTTAGGAAGCCAAAGGACTGTCATGACAGCAAGAGGTAAGATGTAGAAAGTCTGGGAGAGGTAATTCAGGAATGTTATTAGCAGTGCATCATCATTTACAGCCAGGTGctgttatatatttaaaacattacagTGGCTGGAAGGGGTAGGGCAGGAACAGACATTTGATGCCAATGGTTGTGCTGGAgcctggggggggggggactTTGGCATTAGGACCACGAGTAGTCAGATCTTTGGTGTCTCAGGGAAAGGCGTGTGGGCTCACCC from Castor canadensis chromosome 5, mCasCan1.hap1v2, whole genome shotgun sequence encodes the following:
- the Ncbp2 gene encoding nuclear cap-binding protein subunit 2 isoform X1, which translates into the protein MSGGLLKALRSDSYVELSQYRDQHFRGDNEEQEKLLKKSCTLYVGNLSFYTTEEQIYELFSKSGDIKKIIMGLDKVKKTACGFCFVEYYSRADAENAMRYINGTRLDDRIIRTDWDAGFKEGRQYGRGRSGGQVRDEYRQDYDAGRGGYGKLAQNQ
- the Ncbp2 gene encoding nuclear cap-binding protein subunit 2 isoform X2; the protein is MGLDKVKKTACGFCFVEYYSRADAENAMRYINGTRLDDRIIRTDWDAGFKEGRQYGRGRSGGQVRDEYRQDYDAGRGGYGKLAQNQ
- the Ncbp2as2 gene encoding protein NCBP2AS2; translated protein: MVLRRLLAALLHSPQLVERLSESRPIRRAAQLTAFALLQAQLRGQDAARRLRALAAGPPGSLGHRVARFRDAFTQELRRGLRDRPRPPPGTQKGPGANS